In Gossypium hirsutum isolate 1008001.06 chromosome D01, Gossypium_hirsutum_v2.1, whole genome shotgun sequence, the genomic window ATATATTAATGACTTGGCTTTATTGTCTTAATGAAAAGAGTGCCATATAAAGAAGAATATCCTTGTTCTTTGCAAGGTCATGGACCCTTGATCTAAATCAGGTCATTTCACATAAGATTATTTAGAATCCATGAATGAGAATTTTACTCCCAAGAACTTGGCACAGTTCGTATCATTACATTCACAACGGCATTACAGTACAGAATTCCTAGCATCACCTGTTTTAGGGTGCAATTATCCCCAAGTTATCTTTTCTTCCACCTGCTAAAAACCACCAACACCACTACTATCAGTGTTCCAGTAATCTGTTAGGAGCAATTGCTATTGTTAATTTATTATTGGCAAATTACAGCAGAAGAAAGATATGCCTGTAATGTCTGAAACACGTGCAGACCTAAAATGAACTTTTCTAACAGTAGCATACAAGTCAACATTATAGGACAAAAGGAGGGCAATTTAGTTATACAAAGGAAGACGGCATCATCATCAGAGTATATGACCTTTttcttttaaccaaaaaaaaaaagagtatatgACCTTTTCAAGCAGTCTCAAAAAAATACCCTCGATTAACATAGGTATTACGTGAAGGGTAAAAATCAGTAATGATGTTGTCAGTTACATGTCATGTCACTTGCAATGAACATAAAACAAGTGAAGCAAGATATCTTACGGTTTACAAGAGGCACTGTTTTCTGGACTCATCAATACTTCATAGTGTCCATAACCATGATACAGAACTTTGATGGGGTTTTCCTTACCATACTCTTGACCATACTCGGATATAATTTTGAGGGTAACAGTATTCTTATCCCTCATGTAAACTGTTATTGGGGTCCTGTGGATGAAATATATATCATGTTAAGAGATTAGAAAGTTTTGATATATTGATAGCATTAAATTTAGTTATATTCCTATCCATCTTAGCATCTCATAGAAACAAAAACAATGAATCACAGGGCTAATGTGATTCGGTTTCAGTTAACAAATTTTCATCTTATTTAAAAGTGATTGTTGCTCATAATAACACAGAGGTGGCGAAGCCTATCTGGAAAAttgtttgtatgattaataaTCAATGAAGTATTCTAAGGTTAAGTTTATTTGCAGTTGTGGACTAAAGAAAGCTAAGCAAACTATTGATCAATTCCTAAATCAAAATCTAGTATCTGAATATAACACATTCTTctatttgatttatgtttttttcttttttgtgtgtgttaGAATTATTCTATTTGATTTATAGGGCAAGTTTGATGAAAGAAATCATAGACCAAGTAGTAATCttcgtttttttttattttggaccAGCAAGTAGTTATCTGGAACTAAATGTATCTTTCACTTCAACCACATACagacatacatatatatatgtatatataattgcATGGGGCATAAATATTAGCTGATAAGCATATCCTGAGAAAAGAAAACTCACTGTAGGACATGTGAGCACATTAGCAGCTCAGGTTCTCCTCCCCAAATATGAGGCTGCCGCATCTGCACAACATAGTTGTCAAAATCACCCTCAAGGAACCTGCAAAAAGGTGTCAAGACTTACTTTCTTGTAGTGTCaatgaattgaaatttgaaagGGAGATGCTAATCAAGAAATTTTTTCAGCTTATCTCAGGAGATACCCCTAATTGTCCTACTTACTAGCAGAACCAATAGTTCAAGCTTTACTAACAACCAAGTAAAAGATATGCAGTCCTCTTCAACAACTTAATAGATCTTCCCAAAGAAGAAAAGCTTACCATTCAGTGTCTGCCCGCCTCTTGATGAATTCATCAACAACCTGTCAGGACATGTAATCTTTTATTGTAAGGAGAAAAATGTTCAAAGTAGTAGAAAAGGAAGCTGCACTTGGTTGATTGAGGGCCAATACAAAGTTAAAGCAGAAAGACATGAAAATGGATTGCATAGAAACAAAATTCCCTAGGGCTGAATGTATATGCCAAAATGAACTTAAAGCAACAAAGACATCTGCAGctaacaaaaaaatgaaaagggattgcataaaaaaaattaaatttccgGAAAACCCATCAGTAGCAAGTACAACTAAAAACCAATTGATGCTTCATATAAAAGagtaaaatagaaaagaaatgtACTTTATCTCTGAGTTCATCAGCAAGATCTTTCTGACAGCTCTCACTTGGGGACTGCTTCCCTGACCTCAGCCAGGCACCATGAATTACTGACCGGAACAAACATCTCCCATCACCAGGAATGCCTGCATTCAACAAGCTAAaatctcaaacacatgcattatGCCAAAAGCATATAGTTTTCCAATCATGAATAAGTTCGAACATAAAATGGGTTTGGTGCATATGGAGTTAGACACAAAGCATGTATTTCAGTCGATCATAAATAAATTTACCGCCCAAACAATATCCATAACATTATCAAGAAATTAATGGAAGTGAAGAAGACAACTATTCAATTTCTAGCTAAAATGCTATCAAGTTCTTTGTTCAAACTTTCAAAAGATtaagtaattataaaaaaaaggacCTTCGCCGAATTCCATAATAATTGCAACAATGAACGACCTCACAATTTCAGAAGGTAATGAAAGGgcaagaaagaagagaaaaccaTTATTAATCCAAACAAGTATGAAAGCCAAAATACAAGATCATCACAAACAAGTCACGCCGTCCAAGACGAAGTAAAGAAtcttacttaaaaaaaataaaattcacgaAGTAAAGAATCTAATTTTGCAACAAGAGGAAAAATTTGCAAATATACAAAATCAAGATAAGGTGGGAATTGGAAGGTTACCAATCCAAGTTTCCTGTTTAGGCATtcgtttcatatttttttaaactaaatttgaaaagagagagagagagaggaaaatCCTGAAAATCAATCAATCGACGAACAGTGCGGTTTTTGTGCAGGTAAAAAGAAAAGATTTACCGGTGAATAAAATTGGAGAGGGAGGTTGAAAGTGATGAGAGAATAATTTTCATTGTTTGTGGTTGGATGGCCAAGTTTAGGGAATCCCATTCCACTTCCATGCTTTTCCTCCTgttttttttcattaataattACACAAGCAGAGAAGAGAGGATAGTAATACGTGGCCATTTATGATTTGTTGACATGAGGGCGACCAAATTGCAATTGCTTATTGTAACCGTTAAACTATTATTCCCGCTAAAATTTATAACTGCCGTTCTTTTGGCTGCCTGTTCCATTTGAACCAAAAAAAGTTAATTTCTGCTATTAGTGCCTGTATTTTGAAACATTTatagatttaatccttatacttttatttggtcatttttggtcctttactttttaaatttttaaattttagtcctcACCAAATAGtaactgttaaattcattaagtaaagttttgctatttctaaaatatgatgaatcaaacatattatcatatgtgtattaccatttcaacttattatttttacatattactcattaaaaatctagttaatggattAACGA contains:
- the LOC107922289 gene encoding OVARIAN TUMOR DOMAIN-containing deubiquitinating enzyme 4 isoform X1; this encodes MKRMPKQETWIGIPGDGRCLFRSVIHGAWLRSGKQSPSESCQKDLADELRDKVVDEFIKRRADTEWFLEGDFDNYVVQMRQPHIWGGEPELLMCSHVLQTPITVYMRDKNTVTLKIISEYGQEYGKENPIKVLYHGYGHYEVLMSPENSASCKPRWKKR
- the LOC107922289 gene encoding OVARIAN TUMOR DOMAIN-containing deubiquitinating enzyme 4 isoform X4; this translates as MEFGEGIPGDGRCLFRSVIHGAWLRSGKQSPSESCQKDLADELRDKVVDEFIKRRADTEWFLEGDFDNYVVQMRQPHIWGGEPELLMCSHVLQTPITVYMRDKNTVTLKIISEYGQEYGKENPIKVLYHGYGHYEVLMSPENSASCKPWKKR
- the LOC107922289 gene encoding OVARIAN TUMOR DOMAIN-containing deubiquitinating enzyme 4 isoform X2, with translation MKRMPKQETWIGIPGDGRCLFRSVIHGAWLRSGKQSPSESCQKDLADELRDKVVDEFIKRRADTEWFLEGDFDNYVVQMRQPHIWGGEPELLMCSHVLQTPITVYMRDKNTVTLKIISEYGQEYGKENPIKVLYHGYGHYEVLMSPENSASCKPWKKR
- the LOC107922289 gene encoding OVARIAN TUMOR DOMAIN-containing deubiquitinating enzyme 4 isoform X3, which encodes MEFGEGIPGDGRCLFRSVIHGAWLRSGKQSPSESCQKDLADELRDKVVDEFIKRRADTEWFLEGDFDNYVVQMRQPHIWGGEPELLMCSHVLQTPITVYMRDKNTVTLKIISEYGQEYGKENPIKVLYHGYGHYEVLMSPENSASCKPRWKKR